One stretch of Flavobacterium sp. 9 DNA includes these proteins:
- a CDS encoding response regulator yields the protein MKKELNILIIGDHPIITEAYKRIFFDNNNYEINSHIVKSYGEALVILNSNNFDVVFIDFELSSSNDNLHISGERLTILIRSKFPKTKIILEISENKAKMFSILKNIPFHALLIKKDATPEIILEALDVVLAGNSFYSLTVKL from the coding sequence TTGAAAAAGGAATTAAACATTCTAATAATTGGCGACCATCCAATTATTACAGAAGCTTACAAAAGAATTTTTTTCGATAATAATAATTACGAAATAAACTCACATATTGTTAAGTCTTATGGTGAAGCTCTGGTGATTTTAAACAGCAACAACTTTGATGTGGTTTTCATTGATTTTGAATTATCCTCTTCAAATGATAATTTACATATATCAGGAGAGAGACTAACTATTTTGATAAGAAGCAAGTTTCCTAAGACCAAAATTATATTGGAAATATCCGAAAATAAAGCAAAGATGTTTTCTATTTTAAAAAACATTCCCTTTCATGCTTTATTAATTAAAAAAGATGCCACGCCCGAGATCATTCTGGAAGCGCTAGATGTTGTTCTTGCAGGTAATTCATTTTATAGCCTGACAGTAAAGCTTTAA
- a CDS encoding putative phage abortive infection protein, with product MSKEINKENEAIKFGTRLSILYIILGVLGFVLIMLPMIAYSSDKLENVGIVGDTLGGILNPIFAVPATILTFLAFWVQFKANQEVQNQFKIQQFESQFYEMVRLHKENINEMKISGYDYNISKTLNEKTGDSTITRSQVERFVEGRKVFVSMVKELIACYEFCKLYDITNKYNSQELLELSYRIFFFGSQSSLVSSKTIDDDYIQMIKDQLKIVRDKHKESIGGINEFYIQESNKTIKLHIKYAPFTGHENRLSHYYRYLYSTVKYVVGKEKEGLITYNKSREYLKVLRAQISNDEQLMLYYNYIIGFGKDWENEGYLTKYRMLHNLPIDKVKYAVAPRVHFQSFISSINQDEGDLFEWGDIDN from the coding sequence ATGAGTAAAGAAATAAATAAGGAGAATGAAGCAATAAAATTTGGAACAAGGCTAAGTATACTTTATATAATTCTAGGTGTACTAGGCTTTGTTTTAATAATGTTACCTATGATTGCTTATTCTAGTGATAAATTGGAAAATGTAGGTATTGTTGGCGATACACTTGGAGGTATTTTAAATCCAATCTTTGCAGTTCCAGCAACCATTTTAACTTTTTTAGCATTTTGGGTACAATTTAAAGCTAATCAAGAAGTACAGAATCAATTTAAAATCCAACAATTTGAGAGTCAGTTTTATGAAATGGTACGACTTCACAAGGAAAACATTAACGAAATGAAAATTTCGGGTTATGACTATAATATTTCTAAAACTCTCAATGAGAAAACAGGAGATAGTACAATTACAAGGAGCCAAGTAGAAAGATTTGTTGAAGGTAGGAAAGTTTTTGTTTCGATGGTTAAGGAGTTAATTGCTTGTTATGAATTTTGCAAATTATACGATATAACTAATAAATATAATTCACAAGAATTATTAGAACTATCATATAGGATTTTCTTTTTTGGTTCTCAGTCAAGTCTTGTTTCCTCAAAGACAATTGATGATGATTATATTCAAATGATTAAAGATCAGTTAAAAATAGTAAGAGATAAACATAAAGAAAGCATCGGTGGAATAAATGAATTTTATATACAAGAATCAAATAAGACCATAAAACTGCATATTAAATATGCCCCATTTACGGGACATGAAAACCGATTAAGTCATTATTACAGGTATCTTTATAGTACCGTTAAATATGTTGTAGGAAAAGAAAAAGAAGGACTAATAACATACAATAAATCGCGTGAATATTTGAAAGTTTTAAGAGCACAAATATCAAATGATGAACAATTAATGCTTTATTATAATTATATAATTGGATTTGGAAAAGATTGGGAAAATGAGGGTTATTTAACAAAGTATAGAATGTTGCATAATTTACCTATTGATAAAGTAAAATATGCTGTAGCTCCAAGAGTTCATTTTCAGAGCTTTATAAGCTCTATAAATCAAGATGAGGGAGATTTGTTTGAATGGGGAGATATAGATAACTAA
- a CDS encoding amino acid permease, producing the protein MKNTPEDAQDNQLKRGLTNRHIQLIALGGSIGTGLFLGIGPAAVLAGPSVILGYAIAGIIAFFIMRQLGEMVVEEPVSGSFSHFAYKYCGSFAGFASGWNYWILYILVSMAELTAIGVYVQFWWPEIPLWASSLFFFLVINALNFASVKVYGETEFWFSIIKVVAIIAMILFGTYLLISGTGGEHATIHNLYNDGGFFPKGFFEKTATGDFQGLLSAMALIMFSFGGLELIGITAAEAENPEKNIPKATNQVIYRILIFYVGALVILFALSPWRQITTDSSPFVMVFQNLNGMEFELFGTKIFFTKLIANVLNLIVLTAALSVYNSSVYSNSRMLYGLADQGSAPKFLKKLNKHSVPINAILISSCFAAICILINKVMPEEAFSILMSLVVSCLVINWVMISYTHLRFRLSKDKENTKTKFPSLFYPVSNYICFVFLFGILSIMWITNMKLSVELIPIWLGILFICFKVLKTKK; encoded by the coding sequence GTGAAAAACACACCCGAAGACGCACAAGATAATCAGCTTAAACGTGGGCTGACGAATCGCCACATTCAGTTAATTGCTTTAGGCGGATCAATAGGAACAGGACTTTTCCTTGGTATTGGTCCAGCGGCAGTATTAGCAGGACCATCTGTTATTTTAGGATATGCTATTGCCGGGATTATCGCTTTTTTTATCATGAGACAACTTGGCGAAATGGTTGTCGAAGAACCTGTTTCAGGAAGCTTTAGTCACTTTGCCTATAAATATTGCGGTTCTTTTGCCGGTTTTGCATCGGGGTGGAATTATTGGATTTTATATATCTTAGTGAGTATGGCTGAACTTACAGCCATTGGTGTTTATGTGCAGTTTTGGTGGCCCGAAATTCCGCTATGGGCATCGAGTTTGTTTTTCTTTCTGGTTATTAACGCTTTGAATTTTGCCTCTGTAAAAGTTTATGGAGAAACAGAATTTTGGTTTTCGATCATAAAAGTTGTTGCCATTATTGCAATGATTCTTTTTGGTACTTATTTGCTAATAAGTGGAACAGGAGGAGAGCACGCTACAATTCATAATTTATATAACGATGGAGGTTTCTTTCCAAAAGGTTTCTTTGAAAAAACTGCAACCGGTGATTTTCAAGGTTTATTATCTGCAATGGCGCTAATTATGTTCTCTTTTGGAGGTTTAGAACTTATTGGAATTACCGCTGCCGAGGCCGAAAATCCAGAGAAAAACATTCCGAAAGCGACAAATCAGGTTATTTATAGAATCCTTATATTTTATGTTGGTGCATTGGTAATTTTATTTGCTTTGTCGCCTTGGAGACAAATTACTACAGATAGTAGCCCGTTTGTAATGGTTTTTCAAAATCTAAACGGAATGGAATTTGAGCTATTTGGCACCAAAATATTTTTTACAAAGCTTATTGCTAATGTGCTTAATTTAATTGTATTAACTGCAGCTTTGTCTGTATATAACAGTAGTGTTTATAGTAACTCACGTATGTTATATGGTTTAGCAGATCAGGGAAGTGCTCCTAAGTTTTTAAAGAAACTAAACAAACATTCAGTGCCAATTAATGCTATTTTAATCTCTTCGTGTTTTGCAGCGATTTGTATTTTAATAAATAAAGTAATGCCCGAAGAAGCCTTTAGTATTTTAATGTCTTTAGTAGTGTCTTGCTTAGTTATTAACTGGGTTATGATTTCGTATACGCATCTAAGATTTAGACTTTCGAAAGACAAGGAAAACACAAAAACTAAGTTTCCTTCCTTATTTTATCCGGTAAGTAATTATATCTGTTTTGTGTTTTTATTTGGTATTTTATCCATCATGTGGATCACAAATATGAAGTTATCCGTAGAATTAATTCCTATTTGGTTAGGTATTCTTTTTATATGTTTTAAAGTTTTGAAAACGAAAAAATAG
- a CDS encoding S8/S53 family peptidase, with translation MKLVVTANKLNVRKTPVIDFAKKSNIVGVIVKDSIHESTEQHENILGVWHKIDDGWVNEKWLSEDKTLENINWWFDKYKIPDWWTLTKGEDVLVSVFDSGIDTKNKYINTKIDFELSKNYWNNNNDITDLYFHGTHCSSLIVADTYNTFSGIAPEARISVIKITNKGSILNSVIAKALRDIIINPSIDIISISLQIETANDELILLFKEAVTKYNKIIVCSIGNNADKIPVEQDVYPAKLSLSIPIISVGSLNSLEEFSELNYLFPATIFCPGEDIYSFNASQVLVKESGTSQSTAIMSGIISLIISRLKQKNKQVLPELIKEMISSSTRKEKSEKYDITYNKLDMDLLFETLKSI, from the coding sequence ATGAAACTAGTAGTTACAGCAAATAAACTCAACGTCCGCAAAACTCCCGTAATTGATTTTGCGAAGAAAAGTAATATTGTAGGGGTTATTGTAAAAGATTCTATTCATGAAAGTACCGAGCAACATGAAAACATTTTAGGAGTTTGGCATAAAATAGATGATGGTTGGGTAAATGAGAAGTGGTTAAGTGAAGATAAAACTCTGGAAAATATCAATTGGTGGTTTGATAAATATAAAATACCCGATTGGTGGACTTTAACTAAAGGTGAAGATGTACTTGTATCAGTTTTTGATTCTGGTATTGATACAAAAAATAAATACATAAACACCAAAATTGATTTTGAACTAAGTAAAAATTACTGGAATAATAATAATGACATAACGGATTTATACTTTCATGGTACTCATTGTTCTTCGCTGATAGTAGCGGATACGTATAATACTTTCTCAGGGATTGCACCAGAGGCAAGGATTTCTGTGATAAAAATTACAAACAAGGGAAGTATTTTAAATAGTGTAATTGCAAAAGCATTAAGGGATATTATTATTAATCCAAGTATAGATATAATATCAATTTCTCTTCAAATTGAAACAGCCAATGACGAATTAATTTTATTATTTAAGGAAGCTGTAACAAAATATAATAAAATCATAGTTTGCTCAATAGGGAATAACGCCGATAAAATACCTGTTGAACAAGATGTTTATCCGGCTAAATTGTCGCTTTCAATTCCCATTATTTCAGTGGGTTCACTAAATTCTTTGGAAGAGTTTTCAGAATTAAACTATTTATTCCCTGCAACTATTTTTTGTCCCGGAGAGGATATTTATTCTTTCAATGCCTCTCAGGTATTAGTTAAGGAATCAGGTACAAGCCAATCTACAGCAATAATGTCAGGAATCATTTCCTTAATTATATCAAGGCTAAAGCAAAAGAATAAACAAGTTTTACCCGAACTTATAAAGGAGATGATTTCATCTTCCACAAGAAAAGAGAAATCTGAGAAATATGATATAACATACAACAAACTTGACATGGATCTTCTTTTCGAAACCCTAAAATCTATTTAA
- a CDS encoding DUF4238 domain-containing protein — protein MAQQKKHITKNQHFVPQFFQRFFSYENNGKTIGMFNTKLNTFKNQVSISSQLSSDYFYDQDGNLENWLSQHETDSAPIFKEMWEKEKLPITQSKDHFKMLHFMVVLDLRNPIHFKILNNLEQKLPETKSKISEGNLSSDDMVSKLKEHQTYQGKHDSLQSAELLASDLLDLKYKLIKNTTSTPFIISDNPLVLYNQFLEKRNWTIGSQRDFGLKGLQLFLPLNDSYMLIAYDPNIYKLGSKKQQVVTIDDKNSIDQFNLLQFLNSETTINFNHKASKLYIDTLYERSKKYKKANDASINVHKMNIPKGFDNLTAQMIEMGVSDLNIKLCVQKLNFISKSSTVKLKSFDDQYRKNVKFKAYTHIVYRFLPIDEKS, from the coding sequence ATGGCTCAACAGAAAAAACATATTACAAAAAATCAGCACTTTGTTCCGCAGTTTTTCCAGCGTTTTTTCTCTTATGAAAATAATGGAAAAACAATTGGTATGTTTAATACAAAATTGAATACTTTCAAAAACCAGGTGTCGATTTCTTCACAACTCAGCAGTGATTACTTTTATGACCAGGACGGAAATCTGGAAAATTGGCTTTCACAGCACGAAACTGATTCCGCTCCAATCTTCAAAGAAATGTGGGAAAAAGAAAAACTGCCAATTACCCAAAGTAAAGATCATTTTAAAATGTTGCATTTTATGGTTGTTTTGGATCTTCGAAATCCTATTCATTTCAAAATTCTAAATAATCTTGAGCAAAAGCTTCCCGAAACTAAATCTAAAATTAGTGAAGGTAATCTCTCCAGTGATGACATGGTTTCTAAATTAAAGGAACATCAAACTTATCAAGGAAAACATGACTCACTCCAATCCGCAGAACTACTGGCTTCTGATCTTTTGGACCTCAAATACAAACTCATTAAAAATACAACTTCAACCCCCTTCATTATTTCAGATAATCCCCTAGTTCTCTACAATCAGTTTTTAGAAAAACGAAACTGGACGATCGGCAGCCAAAGAGATTTTGGATTAAAAGGATTGCAATTGTTCTTGCCACTGAACGATTCATATATGCTAATTGCATATGATCCTAATATTTATAAACTTGGGTCTAAAAAACAGCAGGTAGTAACCATCGATGATAAAAACAGTATTGACCAATTTAATCTTCTACAGTTTCTCAATTCTGAAACTACAATTAATTTTAATCATAAGGCATCTAAACTTTATATAGACACACTTTATGAAAGATCTAAAAAATATAAAAAAGCGAACGATGCATCTATTAACGTGCACAAAATGAATATTCCCAAAGGGTTTGATAACCTTACCGCGCAAATGATAGAAATGGGTGTTTCAGATCTAAATATCAAGCTATGTGTTCAAAAATTAAACTTTATCTCTAAATCATCCACTGTCAAACTAAAGTCGTTTGATGATCAATACAGGAAAAACGTAAAATTCAAAGCTTATACTCACATAGTTTATAGATTTCTACCAATTGATGAAAAGTCATAA
- a CDS encoding chitin binding peritrophin-A domain-containing protein — protein MKKNMLSLLLFICVTASSLAQYTPQEWFLRIHDTGRFVSGAIYFASACRGYEKDGAILKNSTNPFSFYFCDNSDFTTNVMGCPNGLAFNPSILGCDYRSNIDLSEYPNFPWEEYP, from the coding sequence ATGAAAAAAAACATGCTCTCACTTTTATTATTTATTTGCGTAACAGCTTCTTCATTAGCGCAATATACACCGCAAGAATGGTTTTTAAGAATTCACGATACGGGACGGTTTGTTTCTGGAGCAATTTATTTTGCAAGCGCCTGTAGAGGATATGAAAAAGATGGTGCCATATTGAAAAATTCTACAAATCCATTTTCATTCTATTTCTGCGACAATTCTGATTTTACAACCAATGTGATGGGATGTCCTAATGGCCTAGCTTTTAATCCCTCGATACTAGGTTGTGATTATCGCTCGAATATTGATCTTTCTGAATATCCTAATTTTCCTTGGGAAGAGTATCCATAA
- a CDS encoding arylsulfatase: MNRKKLLLLVLVISCFSSLLINAQSKKSPNIIILLSDDTGWGDLGPYGGGEARGAATPNIDRMANEGMQFWSFYGQPSCTPGRAALITGRIPNRSGMTTVAFPGDGGGLPKAEWTLASLLKRKNYNTFFAGKWHLGEEDYSMPIAQGFDVMKNVTLYHLNAYTYTDPEWNADMPDDIRATWVKGTKGALEGEAGKPYREVRKIDGKVIPFLDQYTEEESIKWLKENAKKDKPFFMEISFAKNHQPNLPHPDYAGKSAGKNKYADCIVELDARIGHIMDEVRNLGIAENTLIIYTVDNGTWQDVYPDCGYTPFRGTKGTDREGGSRIPTLAWWPGQIKANSKNSDILGTLDFMATFAALSGQELPTVDREGKPTIFDSYDMSPVLFGTGKSKRTMWFYFTEDELLPGAIRIGKFKAVFNLRGDNGQATGGLAVDSNLGWKGGSSYVATVPQIFDLWADPQERYDLFMNNFTEKTWFLPTVQNIIGEFAKTYEKYPPHVVQSNLYPGPITIDNYLKLKDAQEKLKSISTSKRSGGG; this comes from the coding sequence ATGAACAGAAAAAAACTTTTATTATTAGTATTGGTGATTTCGTGTTTTTCGAGTCTGCTTATTAATGCGCAGTCAAAGAAAAGCCCGAATATTATTATTTTATTGTCAGATGATACCGGATGGGGAGATTTAGGTCCTTATGGCGGTGGAGAAGCAAGAGGAGCTGCAACTCCCAACATCGATCGTATGGCAAATGAAGGTATGCAGTTTTGGTCATTTTACGGACAACCAAGCTGTACACCGGGAAGAGCAGCATTAATAACCGGAAGAATACCTAATCGAAGCGGTATGACTACGGTTGCATTTCCTGGAGATGGAGGTGGTCTTCCTAAAGCAGAATGGACATTGGCTTCTCTGTTAAAACGTAAAAACTACAATACATTTTTTGCCGGAAAATGGCACCTTGGCGAAGAAGATTATTCTATGCCAATTGCACAAGGTTTTGATGTTATGAAGAACGTTACTTTATACCACTTAAACGCTTACACATATACAGATCCGGAATGGAATGCTGATATGCCAGACGATATTAGAGCAACATGGGTTAAAGGAACCAAAGGAGCTTTAGAAGGAGAAGCTGGAAAACCATACAGAGAAGTTAGAAAAATAGATGGAAAAGTAATTCCGTTTTTAGATCAATATACAGAAGAAGAATCTATAAAATGGCTTAAGGAAAATGCAAAAAAAGACAAACCATTTTTTATGGAAATTTCTTTTGCTAAAAACCACCAGCCAAATTTACCACATCCGGATTATGCTGGAAAATCTGCAGGAAAAAACAAATACGCCGATTGTATTGTTGAACTAGATGCCAGAATTGGCCATATTATGGATGAGGTTCGTAATCTGGGAATTGCCGAAAACACTTTAATTATCTATACAGTAGATAATGGTACTTGGCAGGATGTATATCCAGATTGCGGATATACACCTTTTAGAGGTACAAAAGGTACAGATAGAGAAGGAGGAAGCCGTATTCCAACATTGGCTTGGTGGCCGGGACAAATTAAAGCAAATAGCAAGAATAGTGATATCTTAGGAACACTTGATTTTATGGCAACATTTGCAGCATTGTCAGGGCAGGAATTGCCAACGGTAGACAGAGAAGGTAAGCCAACAATTTTTGATAGTTATGATATGTCTCCGGTTTTATTTGGAACTGGAAAATCAAAACGAACAATGTGGTTTTATTTTACAGAAGATGAATTATTGCCGGGAGCAATAAGAATTGGAAAATTTAAAGCAGTCTTTAATTTACGTGGTGATAACGGACAAGCAACTGGAGGTTTAGCAGTAGATTCTAATTTAGGCTGGAAAGGCGGCTCGAGTTATGTAGCAACTGTACCACAAATATTTGACTTATGGGCAGATCCGCAAGAGCGTTACGATTTATTCATGAACAACTTTACAGAGAAAACGTGGTTCTTGCCAACTGTTCAGAATATTATTGGAGAATTTGCCAAAACCTATGAAAAATATCCACCTCACGTAGTACAAAGTAACCTGTATCCTGGTCCAATTACTATTGATAACTATTTGAAGCTTAAAGATGCACAAGAGAAATTAAAATCGATATCAACTTCTAAAAGAAGTGGTGGCGGGTGA
- a CDS encoding TonB-dependent receptor translates to MFKKQLYRSFIIRKTNFNLLFIVIGFLFSNANLTAQTTPSTVRNVTGILRDSLNKPISGADIRLISAKDTLKATTNIYGFFGFAKVRSADFLISVKALGHQSFNRKYFNNDTKTLINLPPIQLGIKEEQLENVTITRLKGPAIKGDTTEFWAKDYIVRDFARLEDLLKRMEGVRIDANGTVFYNDEEVVKTLFNGAQYFNGSVREAIKELPADIIERIQIIDMDESGNASKKLKTDKSVKVLNIVTKADKSAGKMLDFTGEGGSQSRIRAAASIKNIDESNQFSAYGDYQQEPLGIRNTTVPGSLAKQNFILMRTNSEGMNGRLKNMNAGIAKNFKFKNTNLFSDLRYSRTINKNTAKSIGENYYEDGNLYKETVRESTSENGNLNLTNNFVSNFKNNSSLVGALAVTIGTNDSNSSNKSLQSGLIDNFEDANSAVNSKKLAYNFNTQYRTNINQNLSFNLWLISAYNANRSKNNSITNIYKDTLNFIAADSTLHQFKNIKSRGFVNSIKNELNWNYNKQLKFKANLNFDSNANLNDTNTSIAENESISYDPTLSYFQKDVTYQIPISFKTEYALKNGLTISPVFGMRNNWIKGEIGLEKNKVSRYDLLPETAFDVAYNNSAFGQLRILVSQNFRQPSLNALNPVPNNATPYYTTIGNPNLKNSEILNYNITYSKFFRSLQLNTSIRFLSMASKNGVGAVTSTIVDPDKNTLTTVNTFANIDGQKSRMINFNFGKSLSIFDSNIQLNGYISQSDNPYFLNEALEMRKSTMQNWKADFMFHPKKWLEITTTLEYLSQVDRNSASPVKTFNQLFKGNLNLNLYFAKTWNMNFYLEQNINHTSNSEQKMTPFVLNMNIEKRIFKKENGIISFVIMDLTKQNYLVNYTSSDNGYQQSLTNRNSNYFLLQFSWQPQMWGKSQFDNGQGRKGNGSFK, encoded by the coding sequence ATGTTTAAAAAACAACTTTACAGATCTTTTATTATAAGAAAGACTAATTTCAATCTACTTTTTATAGTAATCGGTTTTCTTTTTAGTAATGCAAATTTAACAGCTCAAACAACTCCCTCTACTGTGCGAAATGTAACTGGCATACTTCGTGATTCGTTAAACAAACCTATAAGTGGTGCAGATATTCGATTGATTTCGGCAAAAGACACATTAAAAGCGACAACTAATATTTACGGATTTTTTGGTTTTGCAAAAGTTCGTTCTGCTGATTTTCTTATAAGTGTAAAAGCATTAGGGCATCAATCGTTCAACCGAAAGTACTTTAATAACGATACCAAAACACTGATTAATTTGCCGCCTATTCAGCTAGGAATAAAAGAAGAACAGCTGGAAAATGTTACTATTACCCGCTTGAAAGGACCCGCGATAAAAGGTGATACCACTGAGTTTTGGGCTAAAGATTATATTGTTCGGGATTTTGCACGGCTTGAAGATTTGTTAAAACGAATGGAAGGTGTACGAATTGATGCTAACGGAACTGTGTTTTATAATGATGAAGAGGTTGTGAAAACGCTTTTTAACGGTGCCCAATATTTTAACGGATCAGTTAGAGAGGCCATTAAAGAATTACCTGCAGATATTATAGAACGTATTCAAATTATCGATATGGACGAATCGGGCAATGCTTCCAAAAAGCTGAAAACCGATAAGTCTGTCAAAGTATTAAACATTGTAACCAAAGCCGATAAATCTGCCGGAAAAATGCTTGATTTTACTGGCGAAGGTGGATCACAATCCAGAATTCGTGCAGCGGCAAGTATAAAAAATATTGATGAATCCAATCAATTTTCGGCATATGGAGATTATCAGCAAGAACCTTTAGGCATCAGGAACACGACAGTTCCCGGTTCATTGGCGAAGCAAAATTTTATTTTAATGCGCACAAATTCTGAAGGTATGAATGGGCGGTTAAAAAACATGAACGCCGGAATTGCAAAGAATTTTAAATTTAAAAATACAAACTTATTTAGTGATTTAAGATATTCTCGTACTATCAATAAAAATACTGCTAAATCAATTGGCGAAAATTATTATGAAGATGGTAATTTGTACAAAGAAACAGTTAGAGAATCTACATCTGAAAATGGTAATCTAAATTTGACCAATAATTTTGTCTCTAATTTTAAAAATAACAGCAGCCTTGTTGGGGCCCTCGCTGTGACTATTGGTACAAATGACTCAAATTCGTCCAATAAAAGTCTTCAATCAGGGTTAATTGATAATTTTGAAGATGCAAATTCTGCAGTAAATTCCAAAAAACTTGCCTACAATTTCAATACGCAATATCGTACTAATATTAATCAAAATTTATCTTTTAATCTTTGGTTAATAAGTGCTTACAATGCCAATAGATCAAAAAATAATTCGATTACCAATATTTACAAAGACACATTAAATTTTATTGCCGCTGATAGTACGCTGCATCAATTTAAAAATATTAAAAGCAGGGGTTTTGTAAATTCGATCAAAAATGAATTGAATTGGAATTACAATAAACAATTGAAATTTAAAGCAAATCTTAATTTCGACAGCAATGCTAATTTAAATGATACCAATACTTCGATAGCCGAAAATGAATCTATTAGCTATGATCCTACTTTGAGTTATTTCCAAAAAGATGTAACATATCAGATTCCTATTTCCTTTAAAACGGAATATGCTCTGAAAAATGGTTTAACGATATCTCCTGTTTTTGGAATGAGAAATAATTGGATAAAAGGAGAAATTGGGCTCGAAAAAAACAAAGTAAGCCGCTACGACTTACTGCCCGAAACTGCGTTTGATGTTGCATATAATAATAGTGCGTTTGGACAATTACGCATTTTAGTTTCTCAAAATTTTAGACAGCCTTCATTAAATGCACTAAATCCTGTACCAAATAATGCAACTCCTTACTATACAACTATTGGAAATCCTAATTTAAAAAATTCAGAAATACTAAATTATAACATTACATACTCCAAATTTTTTAGAAGTCTCCAGCTTAATACCTCAATAAGGTTTTTATCCATGGCTTCTAAAAACGGCGTTGGAGCTGTAACAAGTACGATTGTAGATCCTGATAAAAATACACTTACAACGGTTAATACTTTTGCTAATATTGATGGTCAGAAATCGAGGATGATAAATTTTAATTTTGGAAAAAGCTTATCCATATTTGATTCGAATATTCAACTAAATGGTTATATTTCACAATCTGATAATCCATATTTTCTAAATGAAGCGCTCGAAATGCGAAAATCAACAATGCAAAACTGGAAGGCTGATTTTATGTTTCATCCCAAAAAATGGTTAGAAATTACAACAACATTAGAATATTTATCTCAGGTAGACCGAAATTCTGCGTCTCCGGTCAAGACTTTCAATCAATTGTTTAAGGGCAATTTAAACCTAAATCTATATTTTGCTAAAACCTGGAATATGAATTTTTATTTAGAGCAAAATATAAATCATACTTCAAATAGTGAGCAAAAAATGACTCCATTTGTTTTAAATATGAATATCGAAAAACGAATTTTTAAGAAAGAAAACGGAATTATCAGTTTTGTTATAATGGATTTGACAAAACAAAATTATCTTGTAAACTATACTAGTTCTGATAACGGATATCAACAAAGTCTGACGAACAGAAATAGTAATTATTTTTTACTTCAATTTTCCTGGCAGCCGCAAATGTGGGGCAAAAGCCAATTTGATAACGGACAAGGAAGAAAAGGTAATGGCAGCTTTAAATGA